Below is a genomic region from Mucilaginibacter auburnensis.
TTTGACTTTGGTGGCGTTTATACTAATGTGCAGGAGCATAAATATATAGCTTATACCATCGGCGATGGCCGTAAAGTTGAAATTACATTTACCGGTAACGGCGATAGTACCGAAGTTGTAGAAACATTTGAACCGGAAGGTATGAATTCATTAGAAATGCAACAGGGCGGCTGGCAGGCAATATTGAATAATTTTAAAAAGTATGCTGAAGCTAATGTGTAAATTTTAAAACATTCTTTTCATGAAGCCATTTGCAAACAGCAAGTGGCTTTTGTTAACGAAGTTCAAAACCTATCTTTATAAACAACAGCTAAGTAAAGATGGCAACAGTATCATTAAGCAGCACTAAGGGCAAATGGGTAATGGTGGCAACCATTCTGCCCTCTGCCATGGCTTTTATTGATGCCACTGCGCTAAATGTTGTTTTACCAGCCTTGCAAAAAGATCTTGACGCGTCTGGTTCTGAGGTGTTCTGGGTGCTTAATTCTTACTTATTGATGTTAGCATCGTTGATATTGATAGGCGGAGCAATGGGCGACAAATTGGGGCGGAAGAAAGTGTTTATGTGTGGGATTGTTTTGTTCATCGTCGGTTCGGCAGCTTGCGGAGTTGCAGGCAGTGTTAATATGCTAATAGTCTGCCGCGCCATACAGGGTATGGGTGGCGCATTCATGATTCCAGGTAGTTTATCTCTAATATCATCAATTATAAACCCCAAAGAGCGCGGTAAGGCAATAGGAACGTGGTCGGCATTTACTACGGTTGTTACCATGGGCGGGCCCGTTTTGGGTGGAGCATTAGCTGATGCAGGTTTGTGGCGATATATCTTTTTTATCAACATACCCATTGGAGTTGCCGCATTTTTGATGCTTGCGTTTCGTGTAGACGAAACACGCGATAATTCCGTCGATAAAACACTTGATTTTCCGGGCGCCATCACTATAGCTTTAGCGCTGGCTTTGTTAACCTTTGGTTTTTTGCGTGTTCCGCAAACAGGGTGGGGCAGTTTCCAATCATATGGATCTTTAGCGGGAGGAATACTGTTTTTAATAATCTTTATAGTTATTGAAAAGAAAAGTACGCATCCTATGGTGCCTTTAAGGCTATTCAAAAATCCGGTTTTTACAGGCGTTAATTTGCTGACGTTTTTTCTATACGCAGGCTTAGGCGCTGGTATGCTTTTTTTATCGCTTAACCTGGTGCAGGTTCAGGGATACAGTCAATTGCAATCAGGCTTGACTTTTCTTCCCTTTACAGTGCTGATGGTAATACTTGCCAGATTTGCCGGTAGTTTAGCCGATAAATATGGGCCGAAATTGTTTTTGATAGCAGGGCCGGCATTGGCAGGTACGGGTTTGCTAATATTATCATTTATAGAGAAAACTAATGGCGCGGCAGAATATTTTACTACATTTTTTCCGGGTATATTAGTTTTGGGTTTGGGCATGTCGGCAACGGTGGCGCCTTTAACTGCTACGGTAATGAGTTCAGTTAGTGATGATTTTTCGGGCACAGCGTCCGGAGTAAACAATGCCATGACCCGTATATCGGGCGTGTTTGCCAATGCTATATTTGGTGCGCTGGCGGTGTTGTTTTTCAGTTCAGCGCTTACCAAACAAATTGACCGGCTACCTATAAACTCAAAGCAAAAACAATATGTTTTGCAACAGGCTGCCAACCTTGGCGATGCAAAGGTGCCCGCTAATGTTACAACTGAACAAAAAATCGTAATCAAGGGCAGTTATAATTTGTCATTTATATATGCTTACAGCAACATTATGCGGATATCAGCAGCACTTGGATTTTTAGGGGCATTGATGGCTTTATTTTTCATTCCCGGTAAAATAAAAGAGAGGCAAAGGGCGTTATCAAATTCGTAAACTGATATTCGGAAAAATAAAAGGTCCCTGTTGTTTATATCCAGCCAATCAATTACCTTTGCACCCACAATAAATAAATTAATTCACGCTTTAATATTATTCCCGTAATGTATTTAGGTAAAGAGTCAAAGGCAGAGATCTTTGCAAAACATGGTAAAAGTGCAACCGATACAGGTTCAACCGAAGGTCAGGTAGCATTGTTTACACACCGCATCGCACATTTAACCGGTCACTTGAAAAAAAACAAACATGATTTTTCAACCCAGTTATCATTGCAAAAATTAGTAGGTAAACGCCGCGGATTATTGGCATACTTATACAAAAAAGATATTGAAAGATACCGTGCTATTATCAAAGCTTTAGAGCTTAGAGATATCATCAAATAAGTATCTGAATGTTTTAAAAAAAAGCCGTCTCAATTTTAGGGGATGGCTTTTTTACTTTCTGCTAAAATATTTTACACACAATAAAAACCCTGATGCGCTCCTAAAGATGAAAAGCGCATCACAATGAAAACAAGATGAGTTTAAATGTAATTAAAAAGGTTATTGATCTGGGCGACGGACGCACCATTGAGATCGAAACCGGCAAACTGGCTAAACAGGCCGATGGTTCAGTAGTAGTAAAAATGGGCGACACTATGTTGCTTGCTACCGTAGTATCATCACCTGAGGCTAAAGAGGGCGTTGATTTTTTACCGCTTTCTGTTGATTATCAAGAAAAATATGCTGCTACCGGCCGTATTCCCGGCGGTTTCTTACGCCGTGAGGCGCGTTTATCAGACTATGAGGTACTGATCTCTCGTTTGGTTGACCGCGCGTTACGTCCGTTGTTCCCGGAAGATTACCACGCAGACACGCAAGTAATGATCAGCTTAATATCTGCTGATAAAGATATAATGCCTGATGCTTTGGCAGGTTTAGCTGCTTCTGCCGCTTTAGCTGTTTCTGACATCCCTTTTAACGGACCTATATCAGAAGTTCGCGTAGCTAAAATTGATGGCAAACTGGTTATCAACCCAACTTTAAGCCAATTAGCTAATGCTACTTTAGAGTTTATTGTTGCCGGTTCTGAGCACGACATCAACATGGTGGAGGGCGAATCAAAAGAGATCCAGGAAGAAGAACTGGTTGAGGCGATTAAATTTGCGCACAACGCTATCAAAGTTCAGTGTTTAGCTCAAAAAGAGTTAACTATTGAAGTTGGTAAAACTGAAAAACGCGTCTATAGCCACGAGCATAGCAATGAAGAGTTGAAAAAAGCTATCTACGCTG
It encodes:
- a CDS encoding SRPBCC family protein, which gives rise to METAQKTITVTATVNAPVEKVWQFWNEPEHIKGWAFASDDWHAPNAENDLRVDGKFSTTMAAKDGSFSFDFGGVYTNVQEHKYIAYTIGDGRKVEITFTGNGDSTEVVETFEPEGMNSLEMQQGGWQAILNNFKKYAEANV
- a CDS encoding MFS transporter, with the translated sequence MATVSLSSTKGKWVMVATILPSAMAFIDATALNVVLPALQKDLDASGSEVFWVLNSYLLMLASLILIGGAMGDKLGRKKVFMCGIVLFIVGSAACGVAGSVNMLIVCRAIQGMGGAFMIPGSLSLISSIINPKERGKAIGTWSAFTTVVTMGGPVLGGALADAGLWRYIFFINIPIGVAAFLMLAFRVDETRDNSVDKTLDFPGAITIALALALLTFGFLRVPQTGWGSFQSYGSLAGGILFLIIFIVIEKKSTHPMVPLRLFKNPVFTGVNLLTFFLYAGLGAGMLFLSLNLVQVQGYSQLQSGLTFLPFTVLMVILARFAGSLADKYGPKLFLIAGPALAGTGLLILSFIEKTNGAAEYFTTFFPGILVLGLGMSATVAPLTATVMSSVSDDFSGTASGVNNAMTRISGVFANAIFGALAVLFFSSALTKQIDRLPINSKQKQYVLQQAANLGDAKVPANVTTEQKIVIKGSYNLSFIYAYSNIMRISAALGFLGALMALFFIPGKIKERQRALSNS
- the rpsO gene encoding 30S ribosomal protein S15; its protein translation is MYLGKESKAEIFAKHGKSATDTGSTEGQVALFTHRIAHLTGHLKKNKHDFSTQLSLQKLVGKRRGLLAYLYKKDIERYRAIIKALELRDIIK